The sequence below is a genomic window from Nitrospinota bacterium.
GCTACCCGGGATGAGGCATTGTTTTTATCCTTCAAATTAAGTTTAGGATCCGATGATATTTTCAGCCACGCTTCCCTGATGTCGTTCAGCAGGGATATTGATTGATCCACCATTGCAATATCCCCGTTTATATTCGCCTGTGTAAGCTTGATGGTGATAAGGTGATATGCTTTTTCGAGACTGCTGGCAACTTCCCCACCTTTTTGGCGGTT
It includes:
- the fliS gene encoding flagellar export chaperone FliS; the protein is MSYRHLQTYKVNEVSTAGKMKLVLMMYDGAIRFLNECKKKMRENDIAGRGLYLSKAQKIVGELQESLNRQKGGEVASSLEKAYHLITIKLTQANINGDIAMVDQSISLLNDIREAWLKISSDPKLNLKDKNNASSRVAINL